One region of Dokdonia sp. 4H-3-7-5 genomic DNA includes:
- a CDS encoding type I phosphomannose isomerase catalytic subunit, with protein sequence MNIYPIKFEPILQEKIWGGSKLQSVLNKKCTSDTTGESWEISGVEGNISQVANGLYEGESLVSLLENHTSEFVGAANYERFGNEFPLLIKFLDAKTNLSVQVHPDDEMAQRDHNSYGKTEMWYIMDHEEEAEIILGLKDKNANTEILRDVTGDNVYDVFNKEKVTRGDAYFIPAGKVHAIGAGVLAAEIQQTSDITYRVYDWDRKDKEGQKRDLHLDQSVAATREFYEECKKECHTDGNTSSNVVACDYFTTNVLRVNKAYEKSYANLDSFVILMCVEGCASVTVNNKTEIVFKGETVLLPANTKEAFFFAKDAQFLEVYID encoded by the coding sequence ATGAACATCTATCCAATAAAATTTGAGCCTATTCTTCAAGAAAAAATCTGGGGCGGATCTAAACTACAATCGGTACTTAACAAGAAATGTACTAGCGATACGACTGGTGAGAGCTGGGAAATATCTGGAGTAGAAGGAAATATATCGCAGGTAGCAAACGGATTATACGAGGGAGAATCACTGGTTTCTCTTTTAGAAAACCACACAAGCGAGTTTGTAGGAGCTGCAAATTATGAACGATTTGGAAATGAGTTTCCGTTGCTTATAAAGTTCTTAGATGCAAAAACTAATCTTTCTGTTCAAGTACACCCAGATGATGAGATGGCACAAAGGGATCATAACTCATACGGTAAAACCGAAATGTGGTACATCATGGATCACGAAGAAGAAGCAGAGATCATATTAGGCCTTAAAGATAAAAACGCAAATACAGAAATCTTACGTGATGTAACAGGAGATAACGTATATGATGTATTTAATAAAGAAAAAGTAACAAGAGGTGATGCATATTTTATCCCAGCAGGAAAGGTTCATGCTATAGGAGCAGGAGTACTCGCAGCAGAGATACAGCAAACTTCAGATATCACTTATAGAGTATATGACTGGGATCGCAAAGATAAAGAAGGTCAAAAAAGAGATTTGCATCTTGATCAATCTGTTGCCGCAACAAGAGAATTTTATGAGGAGTGTAAAAAAGAATGCCATACAGATGGTAATACTTCGTCAAATGTGGTTGCTTGCGATTACTTTACAACCAACGTGTTACGAGTTAATAAAGCCTATGAAAAGTCTTATGCAAATCTAGATTCTTTTGTAATACTTATGTGTGTAGAGGGTTGTGCCTCTGTAACCGTAAATAATAAGACAGAAATTGTATTTAAAGGTGAGACCGTTTTACTTCCAGCAAATACTAAAGAAGCTTTTTTCTTTGCAAAAGATGCTCAATTTCTAGAAGTATATATTGATTAA
- a CDS encoding LytR/AlgR family response regulator transcription factor codes for MKKLRCIIVDDEELARTLLTTYVAKVAHVELLASFENPLHALSYIKENEVDLVFMDIQMPELKGTDFAELIINDNIKVIFTTAYSEYALKGFELNALDYLAKPITFKRFLAAINKFPVVSKEAETSLVIKSGYDLHRVLFQDMLYIESDSEYVNYHFEDGKKIMANQSLSKLLNELPSQFIRVHRSYIVNKNKVTSLKGRSLMLSNTEIPVSDSYFEAVKNTVFNK; via the coding sequence ATGAAGAAATTGAGATGTATCATCGTAGACGATGAGGAACTAGCAAGAACACTACTCACGACTTACGTCGCTAAGGTTGCCCATGTGGAATTACTGGCTTCTTTTGAAAATCCATTACATGCATTATCATATATCAAGGAAAACGAGGTAGACCTTGTCTTTATGGATATACAGATGCCAGAACTTAAAGGAACCGATTTTGCCGAACTTATCATAAACGACAATATAAAAGTAATATTTACTACTGCATACTCAGAATATGCTCTCAAAGGATTTGAGCTTAATGCCCTAGACTATCTAGCTAAACCTATCACTTTTAAACGTTTTCTAGCAGCAATCAATAAGTTTCCTGTGGTAAGTAAAGAAGCAGAGACTTCGCTAGTAATAAAATCTGGTTATGACTTGCATAGAGTCCTTTTTCAAGATATGCTATACATAGAAAGCGATAGTGAGTATGTAAATTATCACTTTGAAGATGGTAAGAAGATTATGGCAAACCAATCATTGAGTAAATTATTAAATGAATTGCCTTCTCAATTTATAAGAGTGCATAGATCTTATATTGTAAATAAAAATAAAGTCACTAGTCTTAAAGGTAGGTCTTTAATGCTTTCTAATACAGAGATACCTGTAAGTGATAGTTATTTTGAAGCTGTAAAAAACACTGTTTTTAATAAATAA
- a CDS encoding dolichyl-phosphate beta-glucosyltransferase → MKTGIIIPCYNEEKRLNTNAFVSFIKENSDYHLCFVNDGSKDKTLEVLYSMKEQAPNAISIVDVKKNSGKATAVRAGARFLYSKSTISTIGFMDADLSTDFRDFKDLVKTLKTEGKLVVFGSRNALGSGTIERNFMRNMFSKFVKQFILLILGLPIRDTQCGAKVFTRSIVPVVYDNAFTSRWLFDVEIFLRLKSYLGKDNTMNNIFEQPLMRWVHVDDSKLGMKDALQIPMNLTQIWMNYAFQSNTAASVIPTEFALDTMSQEFSIAA, encoded by the coding sequence ATGAAAACTGGAATAATCATCCCTTGCTACAACGAAGAAAAGAGACTTAACACAAACGCATTTGTGTCATTCATTAAAGAAAACAGCGATTATCATTTATGTTTTGTAAATGACGGAAGTAAAGATAAAACCCTAGAGGTTCTTTATAGTATGAAAGAACAAGCGCCTAATGCAATAAGCATTGTAGATGTAAAAAAGAACTCTGGTAAAGCAACAGCGGTAAGAGCAGGAGCTAGATTCTTATATAGCAAGTCTACTATCTCTACGATAGGATTTATGGATGCAGACCTCTCAACAGACTTCAGAGATTTTAAGGACCTCGTTAAAACTCTGAAGACTGAGGGAAAGCTCGTAGTATTCGGTTCTAGAAACGCTTTAGGAAGCGGTACGATAGAACGTAACTTTATGAGAAACATGTTTTCAAAATTTGTGAAGCAGTTTATCTTACTAATCTTAGGATTACCTATAAGAGACACGCAGTGTGGAGCAAAAGTATTTACAAGAAGCATCGTGCCTGTAGTATATGACAATGCTTTTACTAGCAGATGGTTATTTGATGTTGAGATCTTCTTACGTCTTAAGAGCTACCTAGGAAAAGATAACACAATGAACAACATCTTTGAGCAGCCACTTATGAGATGGGTACATGTAGATGATTCTAAGTTAGGAATGAAAGACGCTTTACAAATCCCAATGAATCTTACACAAATCTGGATGAACTATGCTTTTCAAAGCAATACAGCAGCCAGTGTTATCCCTACAGAATTTGCATTAGACACGATGTCTCAAGAATTTTCTATAGCAGCATAA
- a CDS encoding YHYH protein, translated as MKKNLMNKIVPLSVILATTAITILACSSDEGDVTTASNNDDEVALTELHQAYTAFDTEATTIYIDGSNVVIETTGLPNHETVYWGEGNSLYREEPDVAVTPSIMSSNNNATTITVDGTPNLTGSTVMTQLNTIGIAVSGASIFNDQEGNGALDQAAASLDWTGAHIGPGVYHYHLEPKAFTNDDDNLVGVLLDGVFLYGRKCDATGTYPTDLDASGGHTTTTQFTQGDEEYHYHIINELYSNTGSYIAFAGPYQGY; from the coding sequence ATGAAAAAGAATCTAATGAACAAAATCGTCCCGCTATCCGTAATCTTAGCAACTACTGCTATTACTATTCTCGCATGTAGTAGTGATGAGGGAGATGTGACTACAGCATCAAATAATGATGATGAAGTTGCACTTACAGAGCTGCACCAGGCTTATACTGCATTTGACACAGAAGCAACTACCATTTATATTGATGGATCTAACGTAGTGATTGAGACTACTGGTTTACCTAACCATGAGACCGTATACTGGGGAGAAGGCAATTCCTTGTATAGAGAAGAGCCAGACGTTGCCGTGACGCCTTCTATTATGAGTAGTAATAATAATGCAACAACTATTACTGTAGATGGTACGCCTAACCTAACTGGTAGCACTGTTATGACGCAATTAAATACTATTGGTATTGCAGTGAGTGGTGCATCAATATTTAATGATCAAGAAGGAAACGGTGCGCTAGATCAAGCTGCAGCAAGTTTAGACTGGACAGGAGCTCACATAGGGCCTGGTGTATATCACTATCACCTAGAACCAAAAGCATTTACAAATGATGATGATAACCTTGTAGGTGTATTGCTAGACGGTGTTTTTCTTTATGGTAGAAAATGTGATGCTACAGGAACGTATCCTACAGATCTAGATGCATCTGGAGGTCACACTACTACCACACAATTTACACAAGGAGATGAGGAATATCACTACCACATTATTAACGAATTATATTCTAACACTGGCTCATATATCGCTTTTGCTGGACCTTACCAAGGATACTAA
- a CDS encoding YHYH protein, with amino-acid sequence MSYFSKLPLIGLFISSMILIGCNSCSSDDNTIQTEETTDTDGVVIDVDASLFYTSDNSVTITTVPCTLSNGVTTDCYELVVTSTPADHNMGPWCPDNIADDAEAGGIWLENGQVYDVDGAFIENMASFYNDTTWLMYDDNGDIYTTDSLEDCANAANPNVGEEYENFCVECLPSYVADLTRTYLIPVTPQRVASSINFGGGGPMGGNGPSQRGVAFNGVVFDAPAPTDAILGAYTLAPFDDAGGHINLNAGYHYHAATGVTTQLAQEDGHAAMIGYALDGHGLYAQLNSDGNEPSDLDACRGHEDDVRGYHYHVDAAGANNFINCLNGAYAN; translated from the coding sequence ATGTCATACTTCTCAAAATTACCACTCATAGGATTATTTATATCCTCAATGATATTAATAGGATGCAACTCTTGCTCAAGCGACGATAATACAATTCAAACAGAGGAAACTACAGATACTGATGGTGTCGTAATAGATGTAGATGCATCACTATTTTATACTAGTGACAATTCTGTTACTATTACCACCGTACCGTGTACTTTATCTAATGGAGTAACTACAGATTGCTACGAACTTGTTGTTACAAGTACACCAGCAGATCACAATATGGGCCCATGGTGTCCAGATAATATTGCAGATGATGCTGAGGCTGGAGGAATCTGGCTAGAAAACGGTCAAGTATATGATGTAGATGGAGCATTTATTGAGAATATGGCTTCCTTTTACAATGACACCACATGGCTTATGTATGACGACAACGGTGATATTTATACCACAGACTCACTAGAAGACTGTGCAAATGCCGCAAACCCAAACGTGGGAGAAGAATATGAGAATTTTTGTGTAGAATGTTTGCCCTCTTACGTGGCAGACCTCACAAGAACGTACCTCATCCCTGTAACACCTCAACGAGTTGCTAGCTCTATTAATTTTGGTGGCGGAGGTCCTATGGGAGGAAACGGCCCATCACAGCGAGGTGTAGCTTTTAACGGAGTAGTTTTTGACGCACCTGCACCTACAGATGCCATACTAGGAGCATATACACTAGCACCATTTGATGATGCTGGTGGGCATATCAATCTCAACGCAGGTTATCACTATCATGCAGCTACAGGAGTTACTACCCAGCTAGCCCAAGAAGATGGACACGCTGCAATGATAGGTTATGCACTTGATGGACATGGACTATATGCACAACTTAATAGTGATGGTAACGAGCCTAGCGACCTAGATGCTTGTAGAGGTCATGAGGATGATGTGAGAGGATATCATTACCATGTAGATGCAGCTGGAGCAAATAACTTTATTAACTGTTTAAACGGAGCTTATGCAAACTAG
- a CDS encoding membrane protein → MQSKTNKYLVSAVLLGMIFHGTAMFFTVERTYDALIHLFFANHYATSWFEPWSYSWYTGFTVMGYPPLVHQTIGALSYIGGLKFGMFTVALTGVVLFITGVYRFTKVLIPNKKVAGYAALMAVFSSSFVETLHIFGQLPSIIGISVLMHCLPEIYLWVKTARKRHLFKALALLSVTVTSHHVTPIFGMVFFIFPLLGMVVMDAAREKVNSTKEVTIIAFAKAVWTHLRRIVIFGACSLVLIVGCIFPYWVNTKNNPITQVPIPHGSRDNFLEVLSSGLVFFVIPWGLLMFLLPYFFYRYYSKRLLFFGISFTLLLILGTGGTTPVPLAMLGENAFNILTLDRFTLWASIMALPVFGEFCYRFVEGDYKDYLQEKWGTLVHRASGAFLSLLFIFIAIFTITLGKFRPSQPDAIKMTPIVNFLNEDEHYKWRYLPLGFGDQMAWLSAQTKATTVDGDYHSARRLPELTTRAVERLENSKYRGIEGIGSLQQFLTVPEKYHLKYVFSNDKFYDPLLYFAGWHRLSLLENGIMVWEKAGIAPLPSVLPREDAPLVLKLMWGIIPFTTVIIAFLLHLGSLWTRSFKRKKELPLYFAFAPVYKRAPSLLYRASVVWTIILLIVIAFGGYLFYVKNTTQLSANNVVTAYYDAVDFKEFERAHSYLDPDSDKKLSQFMLEISVSDGLLSSYAKLDSLYIDIIPKTDTTALGIVDATWITPLKEIETHDELQLLKKRSKWYIVPKTVDPDIPPEQLLIQSGTRFYNHGKRAVTSEQTFHEDVLKQPVVEVLSARLVQLDTTYAIVGEIQNVDNIPADISVTGAIYNENNEELARFNAKDVVKHKLLPKETTLYRINFEGIAWASATEEKPATYEPDAFTDVDLTDIPVNFEVQVSANVATTDLYQAVDLSKVQQEENTLNGFLFNTSIEEATIPQLLIGYYNEEKELLWVESRYIDESVRQQRKRPFSELLYSDILPTEVASGLKTASVNGLPNQSISDKVVPQRNASGSEQSFIPIKNMPYAYITITTNNYVGNPK, encoded by the coding sequence ATGCAGTCAAAAACAAACAAATACCTAGTAAGCGCCGTGCTCCTTGGAATGATTTTCCACGGGACAGCTATGTTCTTTACTGTAGAGCGCACATATGACGCGCTTATACATTTGTTTTTTGCAAATCATTATGCAACGAGCTGGTTTGAGCCATGGAGTTATAGTTGGTATACTGGATTTACCGTCATGGGCTATCCGCCACTTGTACATCAAACTATTGGTGCCCTGTCTTATATAGGTGGACTCAAATTTGGGATGTTTACGGTTGCACTTACAGGCGTTGTGCTATTTATTACTGGTGTCTATCGCTTTACCAAAGTCTTAATACCTAATAAAAAGGTTGCAGGATATGCTGCTTTAATGGCTGTTTTTAGCTCGTCTTTCGTAGAGACGCTGCACATTTTTGGGCAACTACCTAGTATTATAGGTATCTCCGTATTAATGCACTGCCTCCCCGAAATCTATCTATGGGTAAAGACAGCACGCAAACGACACCTATTTAAAGCTCTTGCATTACTTTCGGTTACTGTTACTTCACATCACGTAACACCTATATTTGGGATGGTCTTTTTTATATTTCCCTTATTAGGTATGGTGGTTATGGATGCTGCAAGAGAAAAGGTGAATAGTACAAAGGAGGTTACTATTATCGCTTTCGCGAAAGCGGTATGGACTCACTTAAGGCGCATTGTTATATTTGGAGCTTGCTCGCTCGTACTTATCGTAGGTTGCATTTTTCCATATTGGGTAAACACGAAAAATAATCCCATCACACAGGTACCTATTCCGCATGGATCTAGAGATAATTTTCTTGAAGTGCTCTCCTCTGGTTTAGTATTCTTTGTGATTCCTTGGGGACTTTTGATGTTCTTACTGCCTTATTTTTTCTATAGGTATTACAGTAAAAGACTACTCTTTTTTGGGATATCATTTACCTTGTTATTGATTTTAGGAACCGGCGGAACTACTCCGGTACCTCTTGCAATGCTGGGAGAAAACGCTTTTAATATATTAACCTTAGATCGTTTTACATTATGGGCATCTATTATGGCGCTGCCCGTTTTTGGAGAGTTCTGTTATCGCTTTGTAGAAGGTGACTATAAAGACTACTTGCAAGAAAAATGGGGAACACTAGTGCATAGAGCGTCTGGAGCATTCTTATCACTTTTATTCATCTTTATCGCCATATTCACGATAACCTTAGGGAAGTTTAGACCGAGTCAGCCAGATGCTATAAAAATGACTCCTATTGTAAACTTCTTAAATGAAGATGAGCATTATAAATGGAGATATTTACCTCTAGGTTTTGGAGACCAAATGGCATGGCTATCTGCGCAAACTAAGGCTACTACGGTAGATGGTGATTATCACTCTGCTAGAAGATTACCAGAGCTTACCACAAGAGCGGTGGAGCGTCTCGAAAACTCAAAATATAGAGGTATAGAAGGTATAGGATCGCTCCAGCAGTTTCTTACAGTACCAGAAAAATACCACTTGAAGTATGTCTTTTCAAACGATAAGTTTTATGACCCTCTACTCTATTTTGCTGGTTGGCATAGATTGAGCCTACTAGAAAATGGTATCATGGTATGGGAAAAAGCAGGTATCGCTCCTTTGCCAAGTGTTTTACCTAGAGAAGATGCTCCGCTAGTTTTAAAGCTCATGTGGGGAATTATACCATTTACCACAGTGATCATTGCTTTTTTACTTCATTTGGGTTCGCTCTGGACGCGCTCCTTTAAAAGAAAAAAAGAGCTGCCATTATACTTTGCCTTTGCTCCAGTTTACAAGCGTGCACCGTCGCTATTGTATCGGGCATCTGTGGTGTGGACTATTATCTTACTAATTGTGATTGCCTTTGGCGGATATTTATTTTATGTTAAAAACACCACCCAACTTTCGGCTAACAATGTGGTAACGGCATATTATGATGCGGTAGATTTTAAAGAATTTGAGCGTGCCCATTCTTATCTAGATCCAGATAGTGACAAGAAACTATCTCAATTTATGTTAGAGATTTCTGTCTCAGATGGTTTATTAAGTTCATATGCGAAGTTGGATAGTCTATACATAGACATTATCCCAAAAACAGATACCACTGCTTTAGGAATTGTGGATGCTACGTGGATTACACCACTTAAAGAAATTGAAACTCACGACGAGTTACAGCTACTTAAAAAGAGAAGCAAATGGTATATCGTTCCTAAAACTGTAGATCCAGATATACCGCCTGAGCAGCTTCTCATACAGAGTGGAACTAGATTTTATAACCACGGAAAACGGGCTGTAACATCAGAGCAAACTTTTCATGAGGATGTACTCAAGCAACCAGTTGTAGAGGTGCTCTCTGCAAGACTGGTGCAACTAGATACAACCTATGCTATCGTAGGAGAAATTCAAAATGTAGATAATATCCCTGCAGATATTTCTGTGACGGGAGCAATATACAATGAGAATAATGAAGAATTAGCCAGATTTAATGCTAAGGATGTAGTTAAACATAAATTGTTACCTAAGGAGACTACACTTTACCGTATCAATTTTGAAGGTATTGCATGGGCTTCTGCCACAGAAGAAAAACCGGCTACCTATGAACCAGATGCTTTTACAGACGTTGATCTTACAGATATCCCTGTAAATTTTGAAGTACAAGTGAGCGCAAATGTTGCTACCACAGATTTATATCAAGCAGTAGATCTTTCTAAGGTGCAGCAAGAAGAAAATACACTTAATGGTTTCCTCTTCAATACAAGTATAGAAGAAGCGACCATACCACAACTGCTTATAGGCTACTATAACGAAGAAAAAGAATTGCTATGGGTAGAAAGTAGGTATATAGATGAGAGTGTGCGCCAGCAACGTAAAAGACCATTTTCTGAGCTATTATACTCAGATATCTTACCTACAGAAGTAGCCTCTGGATTAAAAACAGCTTCTGTAAACGGACTACCCAACCAGAGTATATCTGATAAGGTGGTGCCACAAAGAAATGCATCTGGAAGTGAGCAATCATTTATACCTATCAAAAATATGCCGTATGCATATATTACAATTACCACTAACAATTATGTAGGTAACCCAAAATGA
- a CDS encoding sensor histidine kinase, producing the protein MSLNQRNTSQFILDTVPTFLFQIGAIIFATYYLIPRFLFTKKYLYFLAISVPLLLIFAYLSSLFINPINPEDIRPMDPRRPSPVLLHFLAIALAFIFNILIETFIYVQEKEKMIAFAKAELLENELKMLKMQINPHFLFNALNNIYALSVTNSDKTQESISTLSEMLRYVIYDCERPKVTLQKEVEYIENYIALFKLKSSKPFNISFENNVTNAGMPVAPMLFIPYIENAFKHSGIEKGEERFINIALTTSDNQIEFIVENSIPETPQHIDGVGGIGLQNVEKRLNIYYPGKHSLHIETTPNYSVHLKVTVQ; encoded by the coding sequence ATGAGTCTTAATCAAAGAAATACTAGTCAGTTTATTCTTGATACAGTACCTACATTTCTATTTCAAATAGGTGCGATAATCTTTGCTACTTATTATCTAATACCACGTTTTCTTTTTACTAAGAAATACCTCTATTTTTTGGCAATCTCCGTTCCTTTATTATTAATTTTTGCCTACTTATCTTCTCTTTTTATTAATCCTATAAACCCTGAAGATATAAGGCCTATGGATCCAAGAAGGCCTTCGCCAGTACTGTTACATTTTCTAGCAATCGCCCTGGCATTTATATTTAATATTCTTATTGAGACTTTTATTTACGTACAAGAAAAGGAAAAGATGATCGCTTTTGCGAAAGCGGAATTATTAGAAAATGAGCTTAAAATGCTTAAGATGCAGATCAACCCACATTTTCTATTTAATGCGCTTAATAATATTTATGCACTTTCTGTAACAAACTCAGATAAAACCCAAGAAAGTATAAGTACGCTTTCTGAAATGTTGCGATATGTCATTTATGATTGTGAGCGACCGAAGGTAACTTTACAGAAAGAGGTGGAGTATATTGAAAATTACATTGCTCTTTTTAAGTTGAAAAGCAGCAAGCCTTTTAATATTTCGTTTGAAAATAATGTGACTAATGCGGGAATGCCTGTAGCTCCTATGTTATTTATACCTTACATCGAGAATGCTTTTAAACACAGTGGTATAGAAAAAGGAGAGGAGCGCTTCATTAATATTGCTCTTACTACAAGTGATAACCAGATTGAATTCATAGTAGAAAATAGTATTCCAGAAACGCCACAGCATATCGATGGAGTAGGGGGAATAGGATTGCAAAATGTAGAAAAACGATTAAACATCTATTACCCTGGGAAGCACTCCCTACATATTGAGACAACTCCAAATTATAGTGTACACCTTAAAGTAACAGTACAATGA
- a CDS encoding EF-hand domain-containing protein, whose product MKTMKFKTAVITAIFCVAFASVSKAQAQRGNDRKKPPTYAELLEQMDKNEDGKLAKSEIKGPLKNDFDKVDTNEDGFISEKEFKKAPKPQRREKK is encoded by the coding sequence ATGAAAACTATGAAATTTAAAACGGCGGTAATAACGGCTATATTTTGTGTAGCATTTGCAAGTGTTTCAAAGGCACAGGCACAACGAGGAAACGATAGAAAAAAACCACCTACCTATGCTGAACTATTGGAGCAAATGGATAAGAATGAAGATGGCAAACTTGCAAAATCTGAAATCAAAGGTCCACTAAAAAATGACTTTGATAAAGTAGATACAAACGAAGATGGTTTCATCTCTGAAAAAGAATTTAAAAAAGCACCAAAACCACAACGCAGGGAAAAAAAGTAA
- a CDS encoding toxin-antitoxin system YwqK family antitoxin, protein MFIRSFIIILSILLISCNDYSLQEMDIAIHADEPKTISDIEVLKKELVLNPLEGAWYYNNELFSGYSLRFYPNDTLAEKIGYIQGKREGIAQKWSENGTLRIESYYKNNRLDSIYKSWWENGVLASQSNYSKGVKEGVEREWYATGVLAKQRNLDNGQESGLQKAWLENGTLYVNYEARNGRIFGMRKANSCYKLEDEVIITK, encoded by the coding sequence ATGTTTATTAGATCATTTATTATTATACTAAGCATCCTATTAATTTCCTGTAATGACTATTCATTACAGGAAATGGATATTGCTATACATGCTGATGAACCTAAAACTATCAGCGACATAGAGGTATTAAAAAAAGAGCTGGTTCTTAATCCGCTAGAAGGTGCTTGGTATTATAATAACGAATTATTTTCTGGATACTCACTAAGGTTTTATCCTAACGATACACTTGCCGAGAAAATAGGATATATCCAAGGTAAACGAGAAGGAATAGCTCAAAAATGGTCAGAAAATGGTACACTTCGTATTGAATCTTACTATAAAAACAATCGGCTAGATAGTATTTATAAAAGCTGGTGGGAAAATGGAGTTCTGGCTTCTCAATCCAATTACAGTAAAGGAGTGAAGGAAGGTGTAGAAAGAGAATGGTATGCTACTGGCGTGCTTGCAAAGCAAAGGAACTTAGACAATGGACAAGAAAGCGGTTTGCAAAAAGCTTGGCTTGAGAACGGAACATTATACGTGAATTATGAAGCTCGTAATGGGCGAATTTTTGGAATGAGAAAAGCTAACTCCTGTTATAAATTAGAAGATGAAGTTATTATCACAAAATAA
- a CDS encoding SCO family protein → MKLLSQNKLMSLLVLLAITSFTSCNQEVKKENVKVVETSRTEYLPYYNEKSFTPNWIVPGSQEEKDFHTIPDFALTNQLGETITQKTFDNKIYVTDFFFTVCPGICPQMADNMFKVQEAFKDDPNVVLLSHSVMPTSDTVEVLKKYAEDNGVIDNKWHLVTGDKKDIYSLGRDFYFVENDLGEEKTIDDFLHTENFLLIDSNKHIRGIYNGLNRSSIAQLITDIKALNLE, encoded by the coding sequence ATGAAGTTATTATCACAAAATAAACTAATGAGCCTCTTGGTACTTCTAGCAATTACCTCTTTCACTAGTTGTAATCAAGAAGTAAAGAAGGAAAACGTCAAAGTAGTAGAAACTAGTAGAACAGAGTATCTACCCTATTATAATGAGAAGTCATTTACACCTAACTGGATTGTACCAGGATCACAAGAGGAAAAAGACTTTCACACAATTCCTGACTTTGCGCTTACTAATCAGTTAGGGGAAACTATCACTCAAAAAACATTTGATAATAAGATTTATGTGACGGACTTCTTTTTTACTGTGTGTCCAGGTATTTGCCCGCAAATGGCAGATAATATGTTCAAGGTGCAAGAAGCGTTTAAAGACGACCCTAACGTAGTATTGCTATCTCACTCCGTGATGCCTACCTCTGATACTGTCGAAGTATTAAAAAAGTATGCCGAAGACAATGGTGTTATAGATAATAAGTGGCATCTCGTTACTGGAGATAAGAAGGATATATACTCACTAGGAAGAGACTTCTATTTTGTAGAAAATGACTTAGGAGAAGAAAAAACAATAGACGACTTCCTTCACACAGAAAATTTTCTCCTCATTGATAGTAATAAGCACATAAGAGGGATATATAATGGTTTAAATAGATCATCCATTGCTCAACTCATTACTGATATAAAGGCATTAAATCTCGAGTGA